In Arthrobacter sp. SLBN-83, one DNA window encodes the following:
- a CDS encoding MFS transporter — protein MSVAATKPRTGRMSTAKTVVGTGIGNAVEWYDWAIYATFTPFIASQLFSKEDPASAVLSTLAIFAVGFVARPFGGFLFGWIGDRIGRKSSMTLAVGLASLGSLMIGVAPTFASVGAFASLMLLAARLVQGLAHGGELPSSQTYLSEMAPKEHRGFWATLIYTSGTVGILFGTLLGAVLNMALSTEAMNAWGWRVPFLIGAAMGLYALIIRSRLHETEAFQGEAATEKRAPIWPQIVRYRKQALQVIGLTVGLTVIYYIWGVVAPSYATTALKIDRGEALWAGVVANIVFIAALPVWGKLSDRIGRKKVLWAGAIGSAVLHFPMTWLLKDSAWQLAVSMSVMLVFIAASAAIVPAVYAELFPTSIRTVGVGVPYSICVAVFGGTAPYLQQWLGSSLGAPQVFNVYAVLLLVISAAFVFTIPETKGKDLTH, from the coding sequence ATGTCAGTTGCAGCAACCAAGCCCAGGACCGGCCGCATGTCCACCGCCAAGACTGTCGTCGGCACCGGCATCGGCAACGCCGTCGAGTGGTACGACTGGGCCATCTACGCCACCTTCACCCCGTTCATCGCCAGCCAGCTGTTCAGCAAGGAGGACCCTGCGTCGGCGGTGCTGTCCACCCTGGCGATCTTTGCCGTCGGCTTCGTGGCCCGGCCCTTTGGCGGTTTCCTGTTTGGCTGGATCGGCGACCGGATCGGCCGCAAGTCCTCCATGACCCTCGCCGTAGGCCTCGCCTCGCTGGGCAGCCTGATGATCGGCGTCGCGCCCACCTTCGCCAGCGTCGGCGCGTTCGCGTCCCTCATGCTGCTGGCGGCCCGGCTGGTACAGGGCCTGGCGCACGGCGGTGAGCTGCCGTCGTCGCAAACGTACCTGTCCGAGATGGCACCCAAGGAACACCGCGGCTTCTGGGCCACCCTGATTTACACGTCAGGCACGGTGGGCATCCTGTTCGGCACGCTGCTGGGCGCCGTGCTCAACATGGCGTTGAGCACCGAGGCGATGAACGCATGGGGCTGGCGCGTGCCGTTCCTGATCGGCGCCGCAATGGGCCTGTACGCCCTGATCATACGGTCCCGCCTGCACGAAACGGAGGCCTTCCAGGGCGAGGCCGCCACCGAGAAGCGCGCCCCGATCTGGCCGCAGATTGTCCGCTACCGCAAGCAGGCTCTGCAGGTGATCGGGCTGACGGTGGGCCTCACGGTGATCTACTACATCTGGGGCGTGGTGGCACCCAGCTACGCCACCACTGCCCTGAAGATCGACCGGGGCGAAGCACTGTGGGCCGGCGTTGTGGCCAACATCGTGTTCATCGCCGCCCTGCCGGTGTGGGGAAAGCTGTCCGACCGGATCGGCCGCAAGAAGGTCCTCTGGGCGGGCGCCATCGGCTCGGCAGTGCTGCACTTCCCCATGACCTGGCTGCTGAAGGACTCCGCCTGGCAGCTGGCCGTGAGCATGTCCGTGATGCTGGTGTTCATCGCCGCGAGCGCCGCCATCGTTCCCGCCGTGTACGCCGAACTGTTCCCGACGTCGATCCGCACCGTGGGCGTCGGCGTCCCCTACTCCATCTGCGTGGCAGTGTTCGGCGGCACCGCACCGTACCTGCAGCAGTGGCTGGGCTCCTCGCTGGGCGCGCCGCAGGTGTTCAACGTGTACGCGGTGCTGCTGCTGGTGATCAGCGCGGCGTTCGTGTTCACCATCCCTGAGACCAAGGGCAAGGACTTGACGCACTAA
- a CDS encoding M20 metallopeptidase family protein produces the protein MRDDAQDLQGDLIRLRHDLHRQPEIGLHLPRTQEKVLEALDGLPYEITLGKETTSVTAVLRGGNTGGGNHTEEPGRARRPAVLLRADMDGLPVQEKTGVDFTSQADGAMHACGHDLHTSMLAGAATLLAEKRHKLNGDVVLMFQPGEEGFDGASYMLREGVLDAAGTRVSAAYGMHVFSSLEPHGTFCTKPGVMLSASDGLEVTVLGAGGHGSAPHSAKDPVTVAAEMVTALQVMVTRQFNMFDPVVLSVGVLHAGTKRNVIPETARIEATIRTFSEASRLKMMDAVPRLLKGIAAAHGMEVAVDYLQEYPLTITSEDETHTAEKVITELFGERRLARWATPLSGSEDFSRVLAEVPGTFIGLSAVAPGGDPDASAFNHSPYATFDDGVLADGAALYAELAISRLAALANAS, from the coding sequence ATGAGAGACGACGCCCAAGACCTGCAGGGAGACCTGATCCGCCTCCGTCATGACCTTCACCGCCAGCCGGAAATCGGGCTGCACCTCCCCCGTACCCAGGAGAAGGTCCTGGAGGCGCTGGATGGGTTGCCGTACGAGATCACGCTGGGCAAGGAGACGACGTCGGTCACGGCAGTGCTGCGCGGGGGAAACACGGGCGGGGGGAACCATACGGAAGAACCGGGGAGAGCACGGCGTCCTGCCGTCCTCCTCCGCGCGGACATGGACGGACTGCCCGTCCAGGAAAAGACCGGAGTGGACTTCACCTCCCAGGCTGACGGCGCCATGCACGCCTGCGGCCACGACCTGCACACCTCCATGCTCGCCGGAGCCGCCACCCTCCTGGCCGAAAAGCGGCACAAGCTCAACGGCGACGTCGTCCTCATGTTCCAGCCCGGCGAGGAGGGCTTCGACGGCGCCAGCTACATGCTCCGCGAAGGTGTCCTGGATGCCGCCGGCACCCGGGTCAGTGCGGCGTACGGCATGCACGTGTTCTCCTCGCTGGAGCCGCACGGCACGTTCTGCACCAAGCCCGGCGTCATGCTCAGCGCCTCCGACGGCCTGGAAGTCACGGTGCTGGGCGCCGGCGGCCACGGCTCCGCCCCGCATTCCGCAAAGGACCCTGTCACCGTTGCCGCGGAGATGGTGACGGCCCTGCAGGTGATGGTCACCCGGCAGTTCAACATGTTCGATCCGGTGGTCCTGTCCGTGGGCGTGCTGCACGCCGGCACCAAGCGCAACGTCATCCCGGAGACGGCCCGCATCGAGGCGACCATCCGCACGTTCTCCGAGGCCTCGCGCCTGAAGATGATGGACGCCGTGCCGCGCCTGCTCAAGGGGATCGCCGCCGCGCACGGAATGGAGGTCGCCGTCGACTACCTGCAGGAGTACCCCCTCACCATCACCAGCGAGGACGAAACCCACACCGCGGAGAAGGTGATCACCGAACTCTTCGGCGAGCGGCGCCTCGCCCGCTGGGCCACCCCACTGAGCGGTTCGGAGGACTTCTCCCGGGTGCTGGCCGAGGTGCCCGGCACCTTCATCGGGCTCAGCGCCGTCGCACCCGGTGGTGACCCCGACGCCTCGGCGTTCAACCACTCACCGTACGCAACGTTCGACGACGGCGTGCTGGCTGACGGGGCTGCACTCTATGCGGAACTCGCCATCTCACGGCTGGCCGCCCTCGCCAACGCCTCGTAA
- a CDS encoding Lrp/AsnC family transcriptional regulator has protein sequence MELSEDDLALIQVLQASPRLGWADAAKVLGVHATTLAARWDRLTSNGAAWVTAHLAGDPKQMLLAYVAVDCEMNLRDSVTAELAAVPEIVTVEEAASNRDLMLTVITRSLEEFSAKIITRLKAVEGLTKYQVALCTRLHSSGDDWRLNVLSRAQLATLRTLVSPPAAESVQAAQLPQSHLDLLPFLARDGRATAADIARSLGRHPATVQRQLNRVLASGILSFRCEIAQAYSSFPVTCQWFVNVPAGQHDAAAAQIRTISNVRLSASTTGPTNFVIIMWLQTLADVMSAELALQQKVPGIDIVESAVMLRTVKRVGWMLKEDTTASGAVVHAGNLGAAD, from the coding sequence GTGGAGCTCAGCGAGGATGATCTTGCCCTGATCCAGGTCCTGCAGGCCTCCCCGAGGCTGGGTTGGGCCGATGCCGCAAAGGTCCTTGGCGTGCACGCCACCACGCTGGCCGCCCGCTGGGATCGCCTGACCTCAAACGGGGCAGCCTGGGTGACGGCGCACCTGGCAGGTGACCCGAAGCAGATGCTCCTGGCCTACGTGGCGGTGGACTGCGAGATGAACCTGCGGGACAGCGTCACGGCGGAGCTGGCGGCTGTCCCCGAGATCGTCACTGTGGAGGAAGCAGCCAGCAACCGCGATCTGATGTTGACCGTTATCACCCGCTCGCTGGAGGAATTCAGTGCCAAGATCATCACGCGCCTGAAGGCCGTCGAGGGGCTGACCAAGTACCAGGTGGCGCTGTGCACCCGGCTGCACAGCAGTGGCGACGATTGGCGGCTGAATGTCCTGAGCCGTGCCCAGCTTGCCACCCTGCGGACCCTTGTTTCCCCGCCTGCTGCGGAGTCCGTGCAGGCGGCCCAGCTTCCGCAGAGCCACCTTGACCTGCTTCCCTTCCTGGCGCGGGACGGCCGGGCGACGGCAGCGGACATCGCCCGCTCCCTGGGCCGCCATCCGGCCACCGTCCAGCGGCAGTTGAACCGGGTGCTGGCCAGCGGCATCCTGTCCTTCCGCTGTGAGATCGCACAGGCCTACTCATCGTTTCCGGTGACCTGCCAGTGGTTCGTCAATGTCCCGGCCGGCCAACATGATGCCGCTGCGGCCCAGATCCGCACCATCAGCAATGTCCGGTTGAGCGCCTCCACCACCGGGCCCACCAACTTTGTGATCATCATGTGGCTGCAGACCCTGGCCGATGTGATGTCCGCTGAGCTGGCGTTGCAGCAGAAGGTGCCGGGCATCGACATCGTGGAGAGCGCAGTGATGTTGCGGACGGTGAAGCGGGTGGGCTGGATGCTGAAGGAAGATACGACGGCGAGTGGCGCCGTCGTCCATGCCGGAAACCTGGGTGCCGCGGACTGA
- a CDS encoding putative quinol monooxygenase gives MTFANVGTLGTKPGQRDALVAILLRPKPGMKEAGCLLYEVGINDDVPDTVFVSELWESAEAHQASLQLDSTRAAIAEAMPLLSGEMGGHRFTVLGSPLR, from the coding sequence ATGACATTTGCGAATGTGGGAACCCTTGGTACCAAGCCGGGGCAGCGGGATGCCCTCGTTGCCATCCTGCTTCGGCCCAAGCCGGGGATGAAGGAAGCCGGTTGCTTGCTCTATGAAGTGGGCATCAACGATGACGTGCCGGACACAGTGTTCGTTTCCGAGCTGTGGGAGTCGGCGGAGGCGCACCAGGCCTCACTGCAGCTCGACAGCACCCGCGCGGCGATCGCTGAGGCCATGCCGCTGCTGTCCGGGGAGATGGGAGGCCATCGGTTCACAGTCCTTGGGTCGCCGCTGCGGTGA
- a CDS encoding Rieske 2Fe-2S domain-containing protein: MKPLPALELVTRLEDAEWLDPLAKSVRKVVKKVIKPQWARDIMHGVPIGHPVHPLAVQVPIGAWVSAGVLDAVPGAEKAARLLIGVGAASVLPSALAGFTDWSQLHPQQQRVGLVHAAANVTATSLYIASLVQRARGSHGSGKVLAYLGLAAVGTGGFLGGHLSYRQAAGVNHSEEIPHRFPAGWHPLAPLAELPEGGLHKREVAGIPLLVHREGDTVNVLSDVCSHLSGPLHEGKIKDDCGDPCVVCPWHRSTFSLRTGEVKAGPATSRQPLFETRVSGELVEVCLPGADG, translated from the coding sequence ATGAAACCGTTGCCTGCACTTGAGCTTGTCACCCGCCTCGAGGACGCCGAATGGCTTGACCCGCTGGCCAAGAGCGTCAGGAAAGTCGTCAAGAAGGTCATCAAACCGCAGTGGGCCCGCGACATCATGCACGGCGTTCCCATCGGCCACCCCGTGCACCCCCTTGCTGTCCAGGTCCCGATCGGTGCCTGGGTGTCAGCCGGCGTGCTCGACGCTGTTCCAGGCGCTGAAAAAGCAGCAAGACTGTTGATCGGAGTAGGTGCCGCCAGCGTGCTTCCGTCTGCGCTCGCCGGCTTCACGGACTGGTCGCAGCTGCACCCGCAGCAGCAGCGGGTAGGACTGGTGCATGCGGCGGCCAATGTAACGGCAACCAGCCTGTACATCGCATCGCTTGTCCAAAGGGCCAGGGGCAGCCACGGCAGCGGCAAGGTCCTTGCCTATCTTGGACTTGCCGCTGTGGGCACCGGCGGTTTCCTTGGCGGCCACCTGTCCTATCGCCAGGCCGCAGGCGTGAACCACAGCGAGGAAATCCCGCACCGGTTCCCGGCCGGTTGGCATCCGCTGGCCCCGTTGGCGGAACTGCCCGAGGGTGGCCTGCACAAGCGCGAGGTGGCCGGTATTCCGCTGCTGGTGCATCGCGAGGGCGACACCGTTAACGTACTGTCTGACGTCTGCAGCCACCTTTCCGGGCCGCTTCACGAAGGCAAGATCAAAGACGACTGCGGGGACCCGTGCGTCGTCTGCCCGTGGCACCGGAGCACTTTCTCGCTGCGCACCGGAGAGGTGAAGGCGGGGCCGGCAACTTCCCGGCAGCCCCTTTTCGAGACGCGTGTCAGTGGGGAGCTTGTGGAGGTGTGCCTGCCAGGGGCGGACGGTTAG
- a CDS encoding MBL fold metallo-hydrolase, with protein MRVSEPREIASGVVLMTAGSGPMAVNLYLVRSGSGWVMVDCGWAGSARPVLSAVEKMLGPGNAPAAILLTHIHPDHSGAAGVLARTWGIPVYVHQAELPMAAGRYIPEFSMPLDRWLVAPFLWSLPSRARRRMEAANDITDVVQGLPGSGEVPGLPEWVSVPAPGHTPGHVAYWRSKDGVLMTGDAVVTVNLNSLRGVLLRLPDLSGPPWYTTWNWKTSMDTVSRLAELGPRVLAPGHGQPLAMGVVPRLRAVATKEQAQRLALRRRTGGAPKAA; from the coding sequence ATGCGCGTTTCGGAGCCGCGGGAGATTGCCTCCGGCGTGGTGCTCATGACGGCCGGTAGCGGGCCGATGGCAGTAAACCTCTACCTTGTCCGCTCGGGTTCCGGGTGGGTGATGGTTGACTGCGGCTGGGCCGGTAGTGCGAGGCCGGTTCTCAGTGCCGTGGAGAAGATGCTCGGGCCCGGGAACGCGCCGGCTGCCATTCTCCTAACTCATATCCATCCGGACCACTCAGGCGCCGCTGGTGTACTGGCGCGCACTTGGGGCATCCCGGTGTATGTCCATCAGGCCGAGCTGCCCATGGCTGCCGGACGCTACATTCCCGAATTTTCGATGCCCCTGGACCGCTGGCTGGTTGCCCCGTTCCTGTGGTCATTGCCCAGTCGTGCCCGTCGGCGCATGGAAGCGGCGAACGACATCACCGACGTTGTGCAAGGCCTTCCGGGCAGCGGTGAAGTCCCCGGTCTGCCGGAATGGGTTTCCGTTCCGGCCCCTGGCCACACACCCGGACACGTCGCCTACTGGCGCTCCAAAGATGGCGTCCTGATGACTGGCGATGCGGTGGTGACGGTGAACTTGAACTCGCTGCGCGGAGTCCTGCTGAGATTGCCGGACCTGTCCGGGCCGCCCTGGTACACCACCTGGAATTGGAAGACCTCCATGGATACCGTTTCGCGACTGGCTGAGCTGGGCCCCCGAGTGCTGGCTCCCGGCCACGGGCAGCCCCTGGCCATGGGGGTCGTTCCCCGCCTCCGCGCTGTCGCCACGAAGGAGCAGGCGCAACGGCTGGCACTTCGGCGCCGCACCGGCGGAGCGCCCAAAGCTGCGTAA
- a CDS encoding HNH endonuclease signature motif containing protein — protein sequence MASSSGVGAGAERVHASVAALDALDREDAFLASGTAVGSGVDVLQRRYEIRLERLELRSRLTAQLAAGQARDSADAMGFQQAMTPPDASLHDRTYTEMSAVEEIAGVLTISSAAAGAFLEQSRKVCSLPPVFEALAAGDMSWQHAKVIADETEGLEPAGAAGLVAHFFDPDAPHPARGAAPGELVPSRFRAKVRGWRERHHAESIEKRYAKGVADRRMEYTPDKDGMARVTLYLPGDTACAIWNRTTATARGLQGPNEPRTLTQLRPDIAASLLLSTGNTMETNRNTTAAATEPVSNDEGPGNDDGTGTAAGSRPVREIGKAPTPRADVLVMVPVLSLLGATDEPAVLDGLGPIPASMARKLVADGADSFYRVLVDPRDGAPLEIGRKNYRLPETIKRWIRMRDAKCTFPGSTNHSPDNDTDHLTAWENGGTTGTTNLAQLCPKHHRLKHHSTWTPDPATTNDPPGWTSPTGRHYKPEHPDTEPTHWPHWLTPNAGQSLDARCVVARCIDAGPEDLPPWEPDDDTLIDPDDLSPDDPLWAELLATPFALPT from the coding sequence ATGGCAAGCAGCAGCGGTGTTGGGGCAGGTGCGGAGCGTGTTCATGCCTCTGTTGCTGCCCTTGATGCCCTGGACCGTGAAGATGCTTTCCTGGCCTCCGGCACTGCTGTTGGTTCGGGTGTTGATGTGTTGCAGCGGCGGTACGAGATCCGGCTGGAAAGGCTGGAGCTACGGTCCCGGCTTACCGCGCAGCTCGCGGCCGGGCAGGCACGGGACTCAGCCGACGCTATGGGATTCCAGCAGGCCATGACCCCGCCGGACGCATCCCTGCACGACCGCACCTACACGGAGATGTCCGCGGTGGAGGAGATCGCCGGAGTCCTGACCATCAGCTCCGCCGCCGCAGGTGCGTTCCTGGAACAGTCCCGAAAGGTTTGCTCCCTCCCACCCGTGTTCGAGGCCCTGGCCGCCGGCGACATGTCCTGGCAGCACGCAAAGGTCATCGCCGATGAAACCGAAGGCCTCGAACCCGCCGGTGCTGCCGGGCTCGTGGCGCACTTCTTCGACCCCGACGCACCCCACCCCGCCCGCGGTGCAGCCCCCGGCGAACTCGTCCCCTCCCGCTTCCGCGCCAAGGTCCGTGGCTGGCGGGAACGCCACCACGCCGAGTCGATCGAGAAGCGCTACGCCAAGGGTGTGGCTGACCGGCGGATGGAATACACCCCGGACAAGGACGGCATGGCCCGGGTCACGCTCTACCTCCCCGGCGACACCGCCTGCGCCATCTGGAACCGCACCACCGCCACCGCCCGCGGCCTCCAAGGACCCAACGAACCACGCACCCTCACCCAACTCCGCCCCGACATCGCAGCATCACTCCTTCTCAGCACCGGCAACACAATGGAGACCAACCGCAACACCACCGCCGCAGCAACAGAGCCGGTCAGCAACGACGAAGGACCCGGTAACGACGACGGAACCGGCACCGCTGCCGGTTCGCGGCCCGTCCGGGAGATCGGCAAGGCACCCACCCCGCGGGCCGACGTCCTGGTAATGGTGCCGGTACTCTCGCTGCTCGGGGCGACGGATGAGCCCGCAGTACTTGACGGACTCGGCCCCATCCCGGCATCGATGGCTCGGAAACTCGTCGCGGACGGGGCCGACTCGTTCTACCGCGTCCTCGTCGACCCCAGGGACGGGGCACCACTGGAAATCGGCCGCAAGAACTACCGCCTTCCCGAAACCATCAAACGCTGGATCAGGATGCGCGACGCCAAATGCACCTTCCCCGGCTCCACCAACCACAGCCCCGACAACGACACCGACCACCTCACCGCGTGGGAAAACGGCGGCACCACCGGCACAACCAACCTGGCACAGCTCTGCCCCAAACATCACCGGCTCAAACACCACAGCACTTGGACACCAGACCCAGCCACCACCAACGACCCACCCGGCTGGACCTCACCAACCGGCCGCCACTACAAACCCGAACACCCCGACACCGAACCAACCCACTGGCCGCATTGGCTCACGCCCAATGCAGGCCAGAGCCTCGATGCCAGATGTGTAGTCGCCAGATGTATAGACGCCGGCCCGGAAGACCTCCCACCATGGGAACCCGACGACGATACCCTCATCGACCCCGACGACCTCTCGCCGGACGATCCCCTCTGGGCCGAACTCCTCGCAACGCCATTCGCCCTACCTACGTGA
- a CDS encoding N-acetylglucosamine-6-phosphate deacetylase has translation MDLPDGVVTADGGLVTFAGPASEYPGVLPEKGPDGQILVPGLVDLHCHGAYGWDFSEGDLDGASRAARYLHSRGTTTLLASVVTGNPRDLMRSLGVLKELAEQGLVAGSHLEGPFLSSQQCGAHDPALLRDPDPELVTQLLAAAGPSLASMTLAAELPGASGLVDQLSALGIVPSLGHTAADHTTAAAFLERAAAGLRSAADSAGRMRPTVTHLFNAMPPLHHRSPGPVSASLSAARAGTAVVELIGDGVHLAPETVKLVFDLVGADNIALVTDAMAATGLEDGQYRLGSLSVTVTDGVARVDGTGAIAGGTATLLDVVRTTVAAGVPLQDAVTSASAVPASVLGLPAEVGDLRAGMRADILVLGQELQVAGVLRDGEWVHEVG, from the coding sequence ATGGACTTACCGGACGGGGTTGTAACAGCCGACGGCGGCCTGGTTACCTTCGCCGGGCCAGCGTCGGAATATCCGGGGGTTCTTCCAGAAAAAGGGCCTGACGGCCAGATTCTCGTGCCGGGACTGGTGGACCTGCACTGCCACGGCGCCTACGGTTGGGACTTTTCAGAGGGCGACCTTGACGGCGCATCCCGGGCGGCCCGATACCTGCACAGCCGCGGTACCACTACCTTGCTGGCCAGCGTGGTCACCGGGAACCCGCGGGACCTGATGCGCAGCCTCGGGGTGCTCAAGGAACTGGCCGAGCAGGGTTTGGTTGCGGGCTCCCATCTGGAGGGCCCTTTCCTTTCGAGCCAGCAGTGCGGCGCCCACGACCCCGCCCTGCTGAGGGATCCCGATCCGGAGTTGGTAACCCAACTGCTGGCGGCGGCAGGACCCTCCCTCGCGTCCATGACGCTGGCGGCGGAACTCCCCGGCGCTTCCGGCTTGGTGGATCAGCTCAGTGCGCTCGGCATCGTCCCCTCCCTGGGCCACACCGCTGCGGACCATACGACGGCGGCGGCCTTCCTTGAGCGCGCGGCCGCCGGCTTGCGCTCTGCGGCTGATAGTGCGGGCAGGATGCGGCCCACGGTCACGCACCTTTTCAACGCGATGCCTCCACTGCACCACCGTTCCCCCGGCCCCGTCTCGGCCAGCCTCAGCGCGGCACGGGCCGGCACGGCAGTGGTGGAGCTGATCGGAGACGGCGTGCACCTGGCACCGGAGACGGTGAAGCTGGTCTTTGACCTTGTCGGAGCGGACAACATTGCACTGGTGACCGATGCCATGGCCGCCACAGGTCTGGAGGATGGCCAGTATCGCTTGGGGTCGCTCTCAGTAACCGTGACCGACGGGGTGGCGAGGGTGGATGGCACGGGTGCCATCGCCGGCGGTACCGCGACGTTATTGGACGTTGTCCGGACTACCGTAGCCGCAGGTGTTCCCCTGCAAGATGCCGTGACGTCCGCTTCTGCCGTCCCGGCTTCCGTCCTGGGCCTTCCGGCGGAGGTCGGTGACTTGCGTGCTGGTATGCGCGCTGACATCTTGGTTCTTGGCCAGGAACTGCAGGTGGCTGGGGTGCTGCGCGATGGTGAGTGGGTCCACGAGGTCGGATGA
- the dctA gene encoding C4-dicarboxylate transporter DctA produces MKIPNPEALKASSVPAKRKPLYKSLFFQILIAVVAGVLIGHFWPDLGSQLRPLGDGFIKLIKMIIAPLIFLVIVTGISAVGDVKAVGRVGVKALLYFTAATLFALVFGLIVGNIVQPGAGLNIDPATLSQADLDAKTGSAAPKDAASFILDIIPASVIGAFASNSLLQVLFFSVFFGAAIVVIGREKCLPVINVMETVLELIFKIMAWIMKVAPLGAFGAMAFIIGQYGLDTLSTYAVLIAACYGAAIIFIGLLFVVAWGFARVPLWQFLKYTREEFLLALGTASTEAVMPRIMTKLTNAGCSRATTGLVVPTGYSFNLDGAAIYLSISLLFLAQAFGHHLDLGQQLAALGVLLLTSKGMAGVPGSSFLALSATAAALGIFPVAGVALLLGADRLMDSMRVVVNLLGNCVATFIVSKWEGQFDRNVMVRAFNGEITNHDSAILLGKEEDFEGQELQRLTEGQEPSPRFSGAPTRDVVAELPVDTGASVRLGGKAK; encoded by the coding sequence ATGAAGATCCCCAACCCTGAGGCACTGAAGGCGAGTTCGGTGCCCGCGAAGAGGAAGCCGCTGTACAAGTCGCTCTTCTTCCAGATTCTGATCGCCGTCGTGGCAGGTGTCCTCATCGGGCATTTCTGGCCGGACCTCGGATCCCAACTGAGGCCGCTCGGAGATGGCTTCATCAAACTCATCAAGATGATCATCGCGCCGCTGATCTTCCTGGTGATCGTTACTGGAATTTCAGCCGTCGGCGACGTCAAAGCGGTTGGAAGGGTGGGGGTCAAGGCCCTGCTCTACTTCACGGCAGCAACACTGTTCGCCCTGGTCTTCGGACTGATCGTGGGGAACATCGTCCAGCCCGGTGCTGGCCTGAACATTGATCCGGCAACCCTCTCCCAGGCAGACCTGGATGCAAAGACCGGTTCCGCGGCGCCCAAGGATGCCGCTTCCTTCATTCTCGATATCATCCCGGCCAGCGTCATCGGTGCGTTTGCCAGCAACAGCCTCCTGCAGGTCCTCTTCTTTTCCGTCTTTTTCGGTGCCGCAATCGTCGTGATCGGCCGCGAGAAGTGCCTGCCGGTCATCAACGTCATGGAAACGGTCCTGGAACTGATCTTCAAGATCATGGCCTGGATCATGAAAGTCGCACCGCTCGGCGCGTTCGGGGCCATGGCATTCATCATCGGCCAGTACGGTCTGGATACCTTGAGCACCTACGCAGTCCTGATCGCGGCCTGCTATGGCGCTGCAATTATCTTCATCGGCCTGCTCTTCGTCGTGGCGTGGGGCTTTGCCCGGGTGCCGCTCTGGCAGTTCCTCAAGTACACCCGGGAGGAATTCCTGCTGGCCCTGGGCACCGCCTCAACAGAAGCAGTGATGCCCAGGATCATGACCAAGCTGACCAACGCCGGCTGCTCCCGTGCCACCACAGGCCTGGTGGTCCCCACCGGCTACTCCTTCAACCTCGATGGCGCAGCGATCTACCTTTCGATCTCACTGCTGTTCCTGGCCCAGGCCTTCGGACACCACCTTGACCTCGGCCAGCAGCTGGCGGCACTCGGGGTGCTGCTGTTGACGTCCAAGGGCATGGCAGGGGTGCCCGGCTCGTCATTCCTTGCCCTCTCGGCTACCGCCGCAGCACTCGGGATCTTCCCGGTTGCCGGCGTCGCACTCCTCCTCGGAGCCGACCGGCTCATGGACTCGATGCGCGTGGTAGTCAACCTGCTCGGGAACTGCGTGGCTACCTTCATCGTCTCCAAGTGGGAGGGCCAGTTCGACCGCAACGTCATGGTCCGCGCCTTCAACGGTGAAATCACCAACCACGACTCTGCGATCCTGCTCGGCAAGGAAGAGGATTTCGAGGGCCAGGAGCTGCAGCGGCTGACGGAGGGGCAGGAACCGTCGCCCCGGTTCAGCGGAGCACCCACCCGCGACGTCGTTGCCGAACTTCCGGTCGATACCGGCGCCAGCGTCAGGCTTGGCGGCAAAGCCAAATAG
- a CDS encoding dTMP kinase, producing MIIVLTGIDGSGKSTAARTLVASARARGVRAMLVSNHAGRRVMSLAAARLGVRLPARLADAVETFLRVGNVLLSHLRAGRFNGLVVMDRHLYCQLALRRAKGLPRGCFLPWLLARLPQPDAIVHLDLDPAEAHRRITARGTDSENLDDLAAFNRGYRELPEYAGFLRVDASGTAFEVAAELDEWLAGVAVTKRD from the coding sequence ATGATCATTGTGCTGACAGGCATCGACGGGTCGGGAAAGTCGACGGCGGCGCGCACCTTGGTTGCATCTGCGCGCGCCCGTGGAGTGCGGGCGATGCTGGTGAGCAACCATGCTGGACGCCGGGTTATGTCTTTGGCCGCGGCCAGGCTGGGAGTTCGGCTGCCCGCGCGTCTGGCTGACGCCGTCGAAACATTCCTCCGGGTGGGCAACGTGCTGCTCTCGCACCTCCGCGCTGGCCGGTTCAATGGATTGGTGGTCATGGACCGCCATCTCTACTGCCAACTGGCACTGCGGCGCGCGAAAGGGCTGCCGCGGGGATGCTTCCTTCCCTGGCTGTTGGCGCGGCTGCCGCAGCCGGACGCAATCGTTCACCTTGATCTGGACCCTGCCGAAGCGCATCGCCGGATCACCGCCCGGGGAACGGATTCCGAGAACCTGGATGACCTCGCAGCCTTCAACAGGGGGTACCGGGAACTGCCGGAGTACGCGGGCTTTCTGAGAGTCGATGCGTCAGGTACGGCGTTCGAGGTTGCTGCGGAGCTGGACGAGTGGCTCGCCGGTGTAGCAGTCACAAAGCGCGATTAG